Sequence from the Symbiopectobacterium purcellii genome:
TTGCCCGGCAGCGATGAAAAAAAATTATTGGAATCGGTAAACCTTTTTTTTAATGAACGGCTGCTATTTCGCGACGATCGTGTCATCTGGCAGCAGGAAGATTATTGGGCAACGCCCATCGAAGCACTGCGCAAAGGAATGGCTGACTGCGAAGATTATTCTATTGCAAAATATTTTACGCTACGTCGGCTCGGTATTCCGAATGAAAAGTTGCGAATTACTTACGTTAAAGCATTACGCCTTAATCAGGCGCATATGATCGTTGCTTATTATCCCACCCCAACCTCTATTCCGCTGGTGTTGGATAATCTAACGGATAAAATATTACCCGCGACGCAGCGTACCGATCTCATTCCCGTTTATTCCTTTAACGCAGAGGGATTGTGGCTGCCCGGCAGTGGTGGCAGCAATAAACGGGTCGGCGACAGTAAACGGCTTTCGCGTTGGCAAGATGTATTGACCAAAATGCGGGCCGAAGGTTTTTCTCTTGAAGAGTAGGATTAGGCTATGTCTCTATACAAACAACTTTTGATAGCCATCTGCTTATTCGTGCTGGTGATTTTTAGCGGCAGTTTTTTTGTCAGCCTGGAAAATTCACGCGAGCAGTCGAATAATCAATTGCAATCCCACGCGCAGGATGCCGCCACCGCATTGGGATTGTCGCTAACGCCCAATATCGACGATCCGGCCATGGTGGAATTAATGGTCAGTTCGATTTTTGATAGCGGCTATTTTTCCAGCATTCGCGTGCGCGATATTAAAACCGGTGACGTCACACTGGAACGCATCGCCTCGCCAGAAATTCCCAATGTTCCAGCCTGGTTTGTACGGCTGGTTAATCTGAAGCCGGGCAATGGCGAGGCCATCGTAATGCGCGGGTGGGAGCAGGCAGCAAAAGTGGAAGTGGTCAGCCATCCGATGTTCGCCATTACCCGTCTGTGGCAAAGCACCTCCGCGGGCGCCCTATGGCTGTTGGGCTGCGCCGCATTCGGCTTACTGATTGGCGCGCTGCTACTGCGCCGCCAGTTGCGTCCCTTGAATTACATGGTGAAACAGTCGCTGGCGATCACCCGCCGCGAATACCTCACTCAGCCGGATTTGCCCAGTACCCCCGAATTCCGCCGCGTGGCGCAGGCCATGAATCTGATGGTCAGCAAGCTGAAGACGCTGTTTGAAGAAGAAGCCGAGCGAAGTGAACGCTTACGTCAAGAAGCCTATCAGGATCCGCAAACCGGTCTGCCTAACCGTCGTGCCTTTGAGATGCAGTTTAATGACAAAAGCAGCAATGAAGAGACACCGCCGGGCTACCTCATCATGATTCGCATACAGGATCTTGCGGGCCTCAACCAACGGCTCGGCGGTCAACGCACCGATTCACTGCTTGAAACCATGGCGAAAATGATGCGTACCGCGCAAAAGCTCTATGCCGAGCAGGAGAGCGTACTGGCCCGTTTGCGCGGCGGCGAATTTGCCCTGCTGTGCCCCGGCATGGCAGAAAAAGAAGCGCATACCCTGGTCGTCGCACTTTCACACAATCTGGAGTCGCTCGCGCTAACAGGCGAGATCGACAGCTCACCGGTTGCCGCATTGGGCATGGTGCCATTCAAGCACGGCGATAGTCTGAAATCACTGTTGATACAAGGTGACCACGCACTCACGCGGGCAGAAAGCTCCCCGTTGCATCACGCGCCGCTGGCGGAAAATGAGGCCCATTCGCCGGCGGAAGCCGATCGCCATCTGTGGTTTAATCGCCTGGATACCCTGCTGAATGAGGAACGCCTGCAACTGTTCTTCCAGCCGGTTTGCCGCTGCGCGCCCCCCGGTGAGGTGCTTCATCATAAGGTACTGGCGCGTATCAACGATGAGCAGGGCAACAGCATCGCTGCGGGATTTTTCCTCCCCTGGATCCAGCGTTTTGGCTGGAATGCCCGGTTAGATCAGGTGATGGTAAAGCAAACATTGGATTATCTGTCACGTAGCTCTGGCACGCTGGCGCTGAGTCTGTCGGGCAGTACTGTGCTGGATTTAAACCTGCTGACGCAAATGCTGGCACCGCTTAAGGGCCATCCCGAGCGAGCACATCGTGTGATCCTTGAGCTGGATGAAAACCAGTTACCGGAAACCCATCATCTTGAAGCACTGATCGCATTGCTCAGCGAATACGGTTGCCAACTGGGGCTACAGCACTTCGGTGGACGTTTTAACCTGATAGGTAATCTGGCGCAATGGGGGCTTGCCTACCTGAAAATTGATGGCAGCTACATTCGCAATATCGATCGGGAAAACGATAAAAAAGTGTTTATTGAAGCCCTTTACCGCACCGCCAACAGCATTGATTTGCCGCTGATTGCTGAACGTGTAGAAACCGAGGGTGAACTGGATACGCTGCGCGGCATGGGGCTACAGGGGGCGATGGGTCGTTTGCTGGGAGAACCGTTCCCCGCGCCGGATAATACGCTGTTATTAAAATAGTGTAAGGGTGCTGATAAACATAGTGCGTGCAGACAAGCTTACCTGCACGCACCAGAGAGAAAGAAGTGCAGCGACTGGGATTTAAAACATCGCCTCATCTTCGTCATTTATCAGCTTACTCAGCCCACCGTTAAGCGCTTCACGTGCATGGGCCCGGTTGATCAGTTTCAACTGTGCCGCAGCAGGAAAATCGGTAATATTGATGACGCCTTTCTGCGTCAGCACCTGAATTAAATCCTCAAGTACACGCACCATTTCCAAATCGCTTTGGCGCAGCTGCTGCAATCCATTGAGCATCACTTCCTGATTTTTCCGCCACAGAATCGCTTCCGGAGAATCTTTTGCCAGTTTACCGGTCATCTCGTCAAAGGGCACATCGGCCACTCTGACTAAAAACCCTTGGCTATCACGCTGGATATAGTACATGCACCACCTCTTCTCTCCGGTACGGTATGGCTACCTCGACCCGGAAAAGGCCACTGCCTTCTCCGGGCGCAAGTAATGCAACTCAGTTTACCGTCTGTTCGGGCTTGCTGACCAGACTTTCCAGCGAAGGCATTGATCCACTGTAATGCTCAAGCGTGATAGACACATTCACTGTTCCGCCAGTGTTGCCTGAGAAGTCACCCTGCGTGCTGACTTCAATGGTAGGAGAACCGTTATGATCGGTGAAACGGATATAGCGGCTAAGATCGGCCCCTTTATCCAGATCGCCGATCAGATCGTGCAGATTGATCTTGTCACCCTCACCCGGGTTGAAATCTTTAATGACATCAAAGCCTGTATCGCCTTTTTGCCACATAAAGGTATCTGCCCCTGAGCCACCAATCAGCGTGTCATTGCCCTTACCGCCAATCAAGATGTCGTTACCACTGCCACCGTACAGGATGTCGTTTCCTTCACCCCCGTTAAGCAGATCATTGCCACCCTGACCAAACAGGATGTCATTGCCCGCTCCGCCGTACAGTTTATCGTCACCGTCGTTGCTGGAAGAGAGATCAAACGCCTGATGATGATCGGCAATGTAATGATGCATATCTTGCACCGTGACGCTGGAGACCTTCATCTGCTGTGCGATATAGGTTTGCAGTGCCGACAAACCGTTCCCCTCGATGCCGTCAAAGCGCACCACGTCACCAAACAGGATGTCATTACCAATCCCCCCGTTCAGCGTATCATCACCGCCGGGCAACGGTTTGTTACTGCCCAGGATCGCTTCACTCAACTTGGTCGGATCGATCTGGCTTTGAACAATACCGTCGGAGTCGTAACGCGTCAGGCTGCTGGCATCAAGCGATTTACCCACGCCAATCGCTTCAATGGTGTTGTGCGATATCGACTGCAACAGCTTAAAGGCAGCGTCTGCGTTTTGCTGGCTGTAGTAGCGGTTGTAGTAACCGTAGTCACCGTCGTTGTTGCCCCAGCCACCCAAGGTAGAGATATCATAAGTACCATCGCCCTGCGCATGTACGTGGCCAACAAGTTCGCGAGAATTGGAGCTGCTGGAGGTATATTTATAAACATCACCACTGGCACTGATGATTTCACGCGTTTTTCCATAAACACTCATTGAATAGGACTGACCCACCTGATAATTGATATTATCAATATTCAATACTTCAGATGTCCGACCAACTTGTACCTGGTTTGTTTCGTTACTCTGATAGTAGGTCGGTTCACCGTCAGTAATAAAGTAAGTCAGGTTGGTACCGACATTATTTTTCACCGCCGCGCTTTGGAACCAGTTGGCCGTGGTTTTAAACACGTCCTCATAGTTGGTACCGCCACCTTTATCACCACCGACCATCGAGTTCAGCACGCTGGTGAGCTGGGTCAGCGCCGTGGGATCTTTCAGATCCACTGATACCGTACGGCCAACCTGCGTGTCAAAGTCAGCCAGGAACACGTTCACTTTCCCTGAATGCGCACCGTTGGCACTGCTAATCAGGCTGTTAAACACGTTTTTCAGAGAAGCAACCGTGTTGGCGATATCGGTAGTGGTCATACTGCCCGAAATGTCCACCATAAACGCGATGTTATAGTTGGTGCCTTCTACCAGTTGCAGGCCGGAAACATCCGCGATCATCACATCATTACTGTTGGTACCCTGAACGGTGTCATCACCGGTAGTCCCAATGGCGGCACCGTATTGCTCAACGCCTTCCGTCGAATAACCGGTCGCGCTGTCATGGTTGAGTGTCTCTGTTGATGTCGCTTGAGCAACCACCTCAAATTTACCAGCTGAAACAGGAACATAAATCGTTACCGTTCCCGAGAGGGTGCTGAGATTATGCGTGTTGGCAATGGTGTAAGTACCGTCTTTGCCTACGGTATAGGTCGCATCGTTGTTGATATGATCAACCACTTTGGTGCCTTCCGGCAGACCGGTCAGGGTAATGCCCGACAGCGTTTCACTGCCGTCGAGATCGGTCAGTGCGGCAGAGACGTCCAACGTATGTTCCTGCGTACCCGTATTGGTTTCTTTGGTTACCGTAGGCGCATTGCTGCCAGGCGCCATACTGGTGCCATCGCTGTAAATCACCCCACCCAAATTGTTACTCACCTGATTGGTGAACGAATGGGATTGTCCATTGCTGTCGGTGTAGCTAAGTTTGACGCCGTCAAGGGTATTAACGCTCGTTGGCTGATTATTATTGGTGTTGTAAGAAGGATTATAGGTATAACCATCCTCTTTCATCACAAATACATAATCTTTATGCGCGCTAGCGTCATTCGTTTCACGGTTTCCGCCGAAAGAATCCAAGGACCTGAGTTCTTTCTTATCCGCCGGCCAATCGCTTTGACGATAGAAATATCCGCTGTTCGAGTGAACAACAAAAATATCGCTGTAGCCATCGCTGCCGTTGGTATTGCTCTGCGTGTAGTACGAATAGGTGCCGGTACCCACCAGTGTCGGGATCGGATCCCCCTCGGTTAACCAGACGCGCACCCCATTGCCGACAGCAACAATTTTCCCATCCTGAATATCAAAGCCACCGTTAGCACTGCCACCGTTAATATGAATCACTTCACTGCTCGGCGTACTGTTTCCACTGGTAATATCCAGCGTCACCGTCGGTGCATCTGCCACTGGCGTAATATCGATATTGAGCGACGTTTCTACGCCAACGTTACCGGCTTTATCCACTGGCGTGTAATTCACAATACTGTAAGGAGAGCCGGAAGCATTTGCCGCAGGATCAAAACGCAAATCGGTATTGGTCGAATTAAACGACTGCCCTTCCGTGACAGGTTTCCAGGTGCCATTATCGTTGTAATACAGCGTACCCGCGCTGGCCGGTGGCAGCGAGGAAATCACCACGCTGGACGTATCGCCAGAAACACCCAAGCTGTCCCAACCGATGTGTACTGGCGTATCTTCCAGTCCAGTCACCGTTTCGTCGTGCGCGACAGGCGGTTTGGTGTCCAATACGGCTTGATCGTTATCGTGGGCCTGATTACCCGCTGGATCCGTTGCCGTTGCAATCACCTTAATCTTACCTTCTGCCAATGTGCTCAGATCGGCTGAAGTACTCCATTTACCATCAATAACAGGCACATTAGTCAGCGTGACCTCTTTACCCTTACTGTCTGTGAAGACCAGTGTTACGTGGTCTTCCGTGCTGGTACCCTGAATAAATTGTCCGGCTAATTCATGAGCATTGATATAACCATCATTGCCGGCAAAATTCGTAATATCAATTTCGGGTAGGGTTTTGTCCATCGTGGCACTGGTGCTGTCCTGGGCTTGGTTGCCTGCGGCATCCGTCGCCGTCGCCACCACGGTGATTTTGCCTTCTGCCAGCGAATCCAGATTCACCGTCTTATGCCATTTCCCATCAAAGACCGGCACACTGCTGACAGTGACGGATTTGCCATTGCTATCCGTAAAGGTGAGGTTGACGAAACGCTCGTTGCTCGTCCCCTCAATAAAGGTTCCACCCAACTCTTGCTGATTGATATAGCCGTCGTTACCCGCAAATCCGGTGATATCTATCTCAGGGGCGGTGACATCCAGCGTCGAGAACGCAGTGTCGTGTGCCTGGTTGCCCGCCGGGTCAGTGGCAGTGGCTTTCACATCCAACTTGCCTTCCGCCAGACTGCTCAGGTCCGCCGTGGTGCTCCACTTGCCGTCGACCACCGTCACACCGGTCACGGTGACCACCTTGCCGTTCACGTCGGTGAACGTCAGGTCAACCGTCTTCTCGCTGCTGGTCCCGCTGACCGGGGTGGCTTTGGATTCGGCAGCATTGATATAGCCGTCGTCGCCGGCAAAGTGCTCGATATCTACCGTCGGCCCGGTCACGTCCAGCGTCGAGGACGCCGTATCGTGCGCCTGGTTACCCGCCGGGTCAGTGGCGGTGGCTTTCACATCCACCTTGCCTTCCGCCAGACTGCTCAGGTCCGCGGTGGTGCTCCACTTGCCATCGACCACGGTCACGCCGCTTACCGTGACCACCTTGCCGTTCACGTCGGTGAACGTCAGGTCTACCGTCTTCTCGCTGCTGGTGCCGCTGACCGGCGTGGCTTTGGATTCGGCAGTATTGATATAGCCGTCATCGCCGGCAAAGTGCTCGATATCGACACTCGGCCCGGTAACGTCCAGCGTAGAGCTGGCGGTGTCGTGCGCCTGGTTACCGGCCGGGTCAGTGGCGGTGGCTTTCACGTCCACCTTGCCCTCGGCCAGACTGCTCAGGTCGGCCGTGGTGCTCCACTTGCCATCGACCACCGTCACACCAGTTACCGTGACCACCTTGCCGTTTACGTCGGTGAACGTCAGGTCGACCGTCTTCTCACTGCTGGTGCCGCTGACCGGCGTGGCTTTGGATTCCGCGGTATTGATATAGCCATCATCACCGGCAAAGTGCTCGATATCCACACTCGGGCGGGTCACGTCCAGCGTAGAACTGGCCGTATCGTGCGCCTGATTGCCGGCCGGATCGGTGGCGGTGGCTTTCACATCCACCTTGCCCTCGGCCAGACTGCTCAGGTCCGCGGTGCTGCTCCACTTGCCATCGACCACGGTCACGCCGCTTACCGTGACCACCTTGCCGTTCACGTCGGTGAACGTCAGGTCAACCGTCTTCTCACTGCTGGTGCCGCTGACCGGCGTGGCTTTGGATTCGGCGGTATTGATATAGCCGTCGTCGCCGGCAAAGTGCTCGATATCGACACTCGGCCCGGTCACGTCCAGCGTAGAGCTGGCGGTGTCGTGCGCCTGATTGCCCGCCGGGTCAGTGGCAGTGGCTTTGACCTCCACCTTGCCCTCGGCCAGACTGCTCAGGTCCGCGGTGGTGCTCCACTTGCCGTCGACCACCGTCACACCGGTTACCGTGACCACCTTGCCGTTCACGTCGGTGAACGTCAGGTCTACTGTCTTCTCGCTGCTGGTGCCGCTGACTGGCGTGGCCTTGGACTCGGCGGTATTGATATAGCCGTCATCACCGGCAAAGTGCTCGATATCCACACTCGGCCCGGTCACGTCCAGCGTCGAGGACGCCGTATCGTGCGCCTGGTTACCGGCCGGATCGGTGGCAGTGGCTTTCACATCCACCTTACCCTCGGCCAGACTGCTCAGGTCCGCCGTGGTGCTCCACTTGCCATCGACCACGGTCACGCCGGTTACCGTGACCACCTTGCCATTCACGTCGGTGAACGTCAGGTCGACCGTCTTCTCGCTGCTGGTGCCGCTGACCGGGGTGGCTTTGGACTCGGCGGTATTGATGTAGCCGTCGTCGCCGGCAAAGTGCTCGATATCGACACTTGGACCAGTGACGTCCAGCGTAGAGCTGGCGGTGTCGTGCGCCTGGTTACCGGCCGGGTCGGTGGCGGTGGCTTTCACGTCCACCTTGCCTTCCGCCAGACTGCTCAGGTCCGCCGTGGTGCTCCATTTGCCGTCGACCACCGTCACACCGGTCACGGTGACCACCTTGCCGTTCACATCGGTGAACGTCAGATCGACCGTCTTCTCGCTGCTGGTGCCGCTGACCGGGGTGGCCTTGGACTCGGCGGTATTGATATAGCCGTCATCGCCGGCAAAGTGCTCGATATCCACACTCGGACCAGTGACGTCCAGCGTAGAACTGGCCGTATCGTGCGCCTGATTGCCCGCCGGGTCAGTGGCGGTGGCTTTCACATCCACCTTGCCCTCGGCCAGATCGCTCAGGTCCGCCGTGGTGCTCCACTTGCCGTCGACCACGGTCACACCGGTTACCGTGACCACCTTGCCGTTCACGTCGGTGAACGTCAGATCGACCGTCTTCTCGCTGCTGGTGCCGCTTATCGGGGTGGCTTTGGACTCGGCAGTATTGATATAGCCGTCATCACCGGCAAAGTGCTCGATATCCACACTCGGGCGGGTCACGTCCAGCGTCGACGAAGCGGTGTCGTGCGCCTGGTTACCGGCAGGGTCAGTGGCGGTGGCTTTCACGTCCACCTTGCCCTCGGCCAGGCTGCTCAGGTCCGCGGTGGTGCTCCACTTGCCATCGACCACCGTCACGCCGGTCACGGTGACCACCTTGCCGTTCACGTCGGTGAACGTCAGGTCTACTGTCTTCTCGCTGCTGGTGCCGCTGACTGGCGTGGCCTTGGACTCGGCGGTATTGATATAGCCGTCATCACCGGCAAAGTGCTCGATATCCACACTCGGCCCGGTCACGTCCAGCGTCGAGGACGCCGTATCGTGCGCCTGGTTACCGGCCGGATCGGTGGCAGTGGCTTTCACATCCACCTTACCCTCGGCCAGACTGCTCAGGTCCGCCGTGGTGCTCCACTTGCCATCGACCACCGTCACGCCGGTTACCGTGACCACCTTGCCATTTACGTCGGTGAACGTCAGGTCGACCGTCTTCTCGCTGCTGGTGCCGCTGACCGGCGTGGCTTTGGATTCGGCGGTATTGATATAGCCGTCGTCGCCGGCAAAGTGCTCGATATCGACACTCGGCCCGGTCACGTCCAGCGTAGAGCTGGCGGTGTCGTGCGCCTGATTGCCCGCCGGGTCAGTGGCAGTGGCTTTGACCTCCACCTTGCCCTCGGCCAGACTGCTCAGGTCCGCGGTGGTGCTCCACTTGCCATCGACCACGGTCACGCCGCTTACCGTGACCACCTTGCCGTTCACGTCGGTGAACGTCAGGTCAACCGTCTTCTCACTGCTGGTGCCGCTGACCGGCGTGGCTTTGGATTCGGCGGTATTGATATAGCCGTCGTCGCCGGCAAAGTGCTCGATATCGACACTCGGCCCGGTCACGTCCAGCGTAGAGCTGGCGGTGTCGTGCGCCTGATTGTCCGCCGGGTCAGTGGCGGTGGCTTTGACGTCTACCTTGCCCTCGGCCAGACTGCTCAGGTCCGCCGTGGTGCTCCACTTGCCGTCGACCACCGTCACACCGGTCACGGTGACCACCTTGCCGTTCACGTCGGTGAACGTCAGATCGACCGTCTTCTCGCTGCTGGTGCCGCTGACCGGCGTGGCTTTGGATTCCGCGGTATTGATATAGCCGTCGTCACCGGCAAAGTGCTCGATATCGACACTTGGACCAGTGACGTCCAGCGTAGAGCTGGCGGTGTCGTGCGCCTGGTTACCGGCAGGGTCAGTGGCGGTGGCTTTGACGTCCACCTTGCCCTCGGCCAGACTGCTCAGGTCCGCGGTGGTGCTCCACTTGCCATCGACCACGGTCACACCGGTCACGGTGACCACCTTGCCGTTCACGTCGGTGAACGTCAGATCGACCGTCTTCTCGCTGCTGGTGCCGCTGACCGGCGTGGCTTTGGATTCGGCAGTATTGATATAGCCGTCATCGCCGGCAAAGTGGGTAATCGCAACATCAGGCGCAGTCGTATCGACACCATAAGGACGCGTAGCATTGGCGGTTGTCTGGTTACCCGCCTCGTCCGAGGTGGTCACAGAGGCGTTGACAGCACTGTTACTTGCCAACACGCTACCTGGCACGCCGTCCACACGCCACGTTTTACCGTCCGCGTCCACTGTGGTGGTATAACGTTCATTACCAATCGTCACTGTGACGGTATCACCCGCCTTCACGTCACCCGATACCGTTCCGCCAATGGTATGACTCTGTCCGGCCTCTTCAGCGTTAACCACATCGTCATTGGCAATAAGATCGATCGTAATACTTGCCTCAGGCGGCAACGTGTCAACGATTACGGAATCCTGCCCACCCGTACCTGGAATGCCGTTTTCATCGCTGTATGAGCCATCAGGAACGGTGACAGTGACCGTCCCTTCGAAATTGGGATTTGGGGTGAGCGTGCCCGTCCAGCGGGTAGGATCAGAGGGGTCCTGAACCAGATTGGTTAACGTACCGTTGCTCACGCTCACATCACTGGCATCAAAACCTACTGGCGGCTTGGTAAACGTGAAGGTCACCGAGCCATCAGGATTGATAACAATGGTCAACGCAGGAGGTGTAGTATCAGGTGTCGTTTCGCTGCTGGCTGCGGCGGCGAGATTTGCGGCGTCAGCGCCAGTCAGATCGTCGGTAGATGTGGCTGCAAATGCTAACCCTTGGGTTTCATAGCCTGAGGTTGGAGCAACAATCTGCCCCGTCAGGTCAAGCACAACCTCCGCCTGGCTGCCACCACCGTCGCCCGCTTCACCAATGTCAGTATTACCCTCTGCTGGCGCTTCCAGTACTTGAGTAGGGTCGGCGCCTTGTGCGATGGCATCCTGTAACGCTGCCACATCCTGAGCGTCTTGCGCGGTAGCCTGCGGCACCACGCTGGTGTTGTCACTCCACTGGCTGTTTCTCCCAACATCCAGGGTTTTTCCATCCGGCAACGTGATAGACACGGAACCGTCGCCACCCGTGACGATTTCTTCGCCACGGTAAATTTTGTCACCTGCCGTTAATAACCGCTGTGTGCCATCAAGAGAAATGACGAAGACTTGCCCGATAACGAATTTAATGATACCGATTACGCTATTCACTACGGCTTCTCCTTGATATCTATAATTATTTTTATACAGATATTGAGTTGTTGTAAGGGGATATCAACATCATCCTGATGGGTAAATTGCGATTAGCTCTCCTGGCCTTGAAATTGTGCAGTCATCAATCAATGCGCGTTGGCCGTACACTTGCTTAAGCAAAAAAAGGCGCTCCAGAAATGTTAACCAATTAGCATGCTAATGAGTTAACCATGATGGAGAAAACCGGTTTGCCAGAGCAAAAAATGACAGTATAGGCGTCAATCACTTGACTCGCTCAGCATAATCATAAAAAATTCGGAATATTCTTGCTACAAACTTTAATACAAAAGAGCATCAAATATTTCTCAAACATTGAATCAGAATGAGATAACAACACAATCACATGATAATAAAGGAGTTTTAAAACCCTCACGGTGTGCTATTGAGAAAAAAGTGCGTGAGATGAAATTAGGAATAATCACAAAAAAACCAAGCATTCAAATTAATCACAGCGTTTACATGCCATAAAGGAAAACAGCATTATGCTACCTGTATTTCGATACGCTTTTTTACCTTTAGGGATTATGGTCGCACAACCCTCCAGCGCCGCGACATTACAGGATGTAATCAAACAAACTCTTGCCACGCATCCCGAAGTCAGTGCGTCGGTAAACAGTCGGTTATCTGCCGATCATGATTTGCGCTCCGCCAAAGGTGG
This genomic interval carries:
- the lapG gene encoding cysteine protease LapG, which produces MLFSSLLLLTATLRADWDFVTINQRTEQLYGPATPQARKRINEWQALLGSLPGSDEKKLLESVNLFFNERLLFRDDRVIWQQEDYWATPIEALRKGMADCEDYSIAKYFTLRRLGIPNEKLRITYVKALRLNQAHMIVAYYPTPTSIPLVLDNLTDKILPATQRTDLIPVYSFNAEGLWLPGSGGSNKRVGDSKRLSRWQDVLTKMRAEGFSLEE
- the lapD gene encoding cyclic di-GMP receptor LapD; the encoded protein is MSLYKQLLIAICLFVLVIFSGSFFVSLENSREQSNNQLQSHAQDAATALGLSLTPNIDDPAMVELMVSSIFDSGYFSSIRVRDIKTGDVTLERIASPEIPNVPAWFVRLVNLKPGNGEAIVMRGWEQAAKVEVVSHPMFAITRLWQSTSAGALWLLGCAAFGLLIGALLLRRQLRPLNYMVKQSLAITRREYLTQPDLPSTPEFRRVAQAMNLMVSKLKTLFEEEAERSERLRQEAYQDPQTGLPNRRAFEMQFNDKSSNEETPPGYLIMIRIQDLAGLNQRLGGQRTDSLLETMAKMMRTAQKLYAEQESVLARLRGGEFALLCPGMAEKEAHTLVVALSHNLESLALTGEIDSSPVAALGMVPFKHGDSLKSLLIQGDHALTRAESSPLHHAPLAENEAHSPAEADRHLWFNRLDTLLNEERLQLFFQPVCRCAPPGEVLHHKVLARINDEQGNSIAAGFFLPWIQRFGWNARLDQVMVKQTLDYLSRSSGTLALSLSGSTVLDLNLLTQMLAPLKGHPERAHRVILELDENQLPETHHLEALIALLSEYGCQLGLQHFGGRFNLIGNLAQWGLAYLKIDGSYIRNIDRENDKKVFIEALYRTANSIDLPLIAERVETEGELDTLRGMGLQGAMGRLLGEPFPAPDNTLLLK
- a CDS encoding tryptophan synthase subunit beta is translated as MYYIQRDSQGFLVRVADVPFDEMTGKLAKDSPEAILWRKNQEVMLNGLQQLRQSDLEMVRVLEDLIQVLTQKGVINITDFPAAAQLKLINRAHAREALNGGLSKLINDEDEAMF